In Clavibacter californiensis, the sequence CCGCACGTTGATGACTGGGCGGCGATGGCGAACCGCATTGGCCCGACGCTTGTCGGCGGTAGCAAGAAGCACGGCGGGGCAGACCTCGGTCCGACGCGTGCCAAGAGTGCTTGGGCGGCCATGGGCGTAGATGGGCGGGGGGTCGCGAACTCGGCTCCTGCTGCTGACGCCCCGCATCCGTCAGTACAGGCGCCGAAGCTCACGATCGAGATGGTCGCACGCCTGCAGGGCTGGCGCGACGACTTCGAGTGGAAGTTCGCAGGACGCAAAACGGCGCAGTACCGTCAGATCGGTAACGCGTTCCCACCGCCGGTCGCTGAGGCCATTGGCAACTCGATCCGTGATGCTCTAACTCACGAGGGCTCGCCGCATGAGCTGCCCGAACTTACGGCCGACGTGCACGATCCGGTATATCGGGCACTTTCTAGTACCCAAGATTTCGTATCGATGGAGCGCTTGATCGAGGCCCTGACTGATTTCAGCCAGGCGTCCGTCGAACGTCGCCTTGCCGTCCTTGCCCGAGACTTTGACGTTGAAATCAAGGAGACGTCGACAGGTGTCGCGTACAAGCTCGGTGAGTTTAAGGGTTTCACGGGTCAGGCTAACCACACACGCCATGCCTACTTCGAGACTCACCGCAACAGGGTCAGCTGATGACCTCCGCCGACTTCGTGGCGGGAGTAGGCGCGCTTTTGCCCGTGCTTACTATCCTGGCAGCCGGGATCATACCAGTCCTAGTAGCCATAGTCACAGCCCGATCTAATCGGAAGAATGAGCAAGCAAAGATTGAGGCCGACAAAGAACGCGAAAAGATGCGACTTGCGCATGAAAAAGAACTAGCGCAGGCTGTCGCCGATCGAGCGGAAGCGGCAGCTCGTCAGTTACGAGCCGACGCGGAGGATGCCGCCAAGAGAGTTGCGGCTACCGACGAGGCTGCCCGTGCCCAAGCCGTCGCCGAGTTGTTCTTTGCCGTGATCCTGTACATTGATTCGCAGGACACGGAGCGAGATACTCAGGTATTTGAGTACTACTTCGCCGAGCGGTGGCCAGGCTTTGAAGTAGACCTTCGTCGAGCCATAGGGGGGTTAAAAGACGGCACCCTGAGAAATCGGCTGGACAGCTTAGTGGATTCGGCAACCGACACGGAAATCCAGACGTTCCATGGGTCGAGTCCTAAAGGTTGGGCCAGGTGGCTCTCAGACATTGCGGCCGATCTTGCTATGACCGCATCTCGCATGGAAGAGCCGGACGGGGAACTCGTCGGCCGCTATAAGGCCTTTTTCGACTCGTACACGGAAGTTTACATGTGGCGCGAGGATCGGCGCGAGGCAGACCGCGGGATGCGTAGAGACCAGCTGCGTCACAGTACGCAATAAAAGTGCTATCCGCTATGTAAGCCGTTGAGACGTCTTTGTGCCTTTGCCACTGCGTTGGCTGACCAGCATGTGCCTGTCGCCGTTTTAATGAGTTCCACGTTAAGCCGCTCCGCGGTGTCGGTAAGGGTATGCGTGGCGCGGAGCGCCAGCAGGCGTTCGCCGGTGGCCTGGGGGAGTGAGGACACCCTGCCCATATGCCTGCCCTGACGCTTGGCGGCCTGCATGGCAGCCGACGTACGCGCCCCGATCATCTCCCGCTCCCACTCAGCCACGCTCATCATCACGTTCGCCACGAGCCGGCCGGTGGGGGTGCTGGTGTCGACGCCGAGGTCGATCGCCACGACTGACCACCGGCGCGCGTTGGCCAAGCGGAGCAGGCCTGAGAAGTCATGCACGCTGCGGCTAAGTCGGTCGAGCTTGGCGACCACGATGCCGTTCACGTCACGACGCTTCGGGTGCAGTCGGGTGAGGGCCTGCTGTAGAGCGGGGCGGTTTAGCGATTTGGCGCTTAGGCCCGCGTCCTCATACCAGACCACGTCCCACCCGTGCGCGTCGGCGTAACGCTGGATGGTGTCGCGCTGGGCGTCGAGCCCGAGCCCGCTGCTGACCTGCTCCTCGGTCGAGACGCGGAGGTAGCCGATCATCGTGGTCATCGGTCGCCCTCCGGCTCACGCACGGTCGGGTAGGCGGGGCAGCACCCCGGCAGGAGAACGTGACCGCAGAGCGCGCACAGCTCGTCCCATACGTCGTGGCCCGGAAGGAGACCGAGCATCGCGCCGTCGTCCCAGAGCACGTGGACCGTTCCGGTGTCGTCCACTTGCTGCACGGTTCCGGTCGTGCCGCTACGGACGAGGGCGGTCGAGTCCGCCATGAGGAGGAGGCGCACGCGGCGCGGTGTGAGGTGTGACATGAAGGTTTTTTGCCTGAAGGGTCCCCTCGTGGCAAACGGCTCCTCGGCGGCGAGCTCACGGTCCTCGGCAGCGGGGCCGATGGCGGGGCCGCACCAGGCAGCCGGGTCTCCTCGCCGCTGCCTCTCGGGTCGGGCAAGGGCTCGTCGGCAGGCCCGGGCGTAGGTGCACCTACAGCAAGAGACCCCTAGCGTGGGCCAGGGGTCTCTCGTGCGGCGGAGGGGTCTCCGTCAGGCGGTGGTTACTACAGCGGCATGGAGTACGTGGCCGAGGTCGAGAAGTTGTAGCTCGGGTCCCGGTCCAGGCCCTCGACCGTGGCCAGGGCGGTGGCCGAGTCTGCGGAGCCCGGCTGGGCCTCACGGTAGGCGTCGAGCGCCTTCTCCCATCCGGAGTTGCGGGCGCGGTAGCCCACGGCGTGCGCCAGGCTGTCGTCCCCGCCGCGGGTCGCGTCCTGCAGCACGGCCAGCGCCTCGTCCTCGTTGGGGATGCGTCGGGCACGGTCGGCGGCGTCCCTGCGGACCAGCACGCTCTGCGCGTCGGTCGGCTGGTTGCCCAGCAGCTCGCGCTCGATCTTGACGCGCAGCTCCTTCACGTAATTCTTCTGCTCCGATTTCATCGCGTCGAGGCTGCTCCGCGTCTGCTTGGTCAGCTCGTCGACCTTCTCGCGCTTGGCAAGGTCCGACGTCATCGGGTCGCTGAGGATCTCCTTCCGGGTCGCGCTGTGTGCGTTCTTCAGTTCCGTGGCGCGCTGCTTGAAGTTGCCGAGGGTGACCGCAAGGTCGCGCTCGAGGGTGGCGGGGGTGGTCTTGCTCATGGTGGTTCCTTTCAGAGGGTGCCGGGTTCCGCCCGGCGCGGTGGTCTTGTGTGAGTAGCCCGCGAGGGTCACCGTCGCCCCTTGGGCGAGTAGATGTGGCCGCCCCAGTACCCGGCCTCGACGCGGGCCGTGAGGGCGTACGTGTCGCACAGGTCGACCACGATGCAGCGCCCGCATATGGACTCGCAGTCCTCGCGCTGCCGGTCGGTCAGGCGGTCTGCGGTGAAGCGCTCGTCTCCACGGCACGCGGGCGCGTTGTCCTCCAGCGTTTCACTCAGGGCATCCCACGCTTCATTGGCGGTCACGGGGTGCGCCTTCCTGCGAGGCGGACATATGAGCCGTACAGCCGTAGTGGATGAGTCACGATGGGCCGCTCCCTGCTCGGTTGACGGCGAGCGACTTGGGGTCGATGTCAGCCACGGCCACGACCGTGCCGTCGTCCAGCTCGATAGCCTCAGCGCCGTCCACGAGGCCGAAGTTCCAGAGCGTGCCCATGTGCAGGACCCCGATGCCCATGTCGTACGAGACGCGAGCGACCGTGTCGGAGTAGACGAGCGGGTGTCGTCCTTCCCGAAGGCGGAATAGCACCTCGTCGTCGACGTGGATGGTGATGGTCTGGGCGGCTTCGGTGTCGTTGTTGTCGGTCATGGTGCGCTTCCTTGTCTGCTGGTGGACGGCGGCCGGGGGTAGTACCCCCACCACCCCCTCTTGCCTGTTTTTGAGGTGAGCCCGCTCCTGTAGTTGTGTGCCCCCCCCCCCTCCTTTTAGGGGGGGGGGGGGGGTACTACTACTCGCTAGGGGTGCTGGGCGGGGCGGTACCACTTGGAACCGCGTTCTCCTTCGCGTATCTCGACCCGACCCGTACTCACGGCCGTACGCATTCGCTCGGCGACGTTGTTCTTGTTGATGCCCTTGATGCCCGCATCCTGGATTTGTCCCGTGTTGCGTTCGCCGTTCTGTTCCAGCAGCCACATGACCAGCCGGTCCATGACGGCGGACTTGGTCTCCTCCGGAATGTCCGTCTTGAACGCCACCCGCCTCGACTCGTTCATCAGGACCATGCCCTTGGGCACACTCACGTCCCGGCCGAACGCCTCGAAGTAGCGGAAGGAGTCGGGGTCGGTCATGTCCTGGCGGGTCACGTTCCAGATGGCATCCGGCCAGCCCTCGAAGCGACTGTCACCGGCAGCACGTTCAGCGACATGGCCGTGGTGATGGGCGATCATGCCCTCGCTCACGCCTGCCTCGACCTTGAGCGCGTCGAACGCCTGCAGGAACGGGCCGCCTTCGTTCGCTTCCTTGAGGCCGATCGCGTCGAGCACAGGGCGCATGGGGTCCACGACGAGCACCTCGGCTCCGGTGTCCTCAATGACCCGCGCCCACCGCGCGCGCATCTTGTCGTCGGTAATGCGGAACGACCCCGCCTTGCCCCGCATGTTGACGACCTTGAGGTTGGCCGTGTTGCGGATCCGCTGGTCCTTCAGCCAGTGCTGAAGCATCCGGTCGGACATCTCAAAGTCGAGCAGCAGCACGCGCCGCGTAGTGAGCACGTCGAAGTGATCCATGAACGGGTCGCCGTCCACCAGCGAACGCATCAGGTTGTGGCCGATGGTCGTCTTGCCTGCCTTGCGCTGCGCCGAGAACATGATGTTTCCGCCCACGGGCCAAAGGTTGTCGATCACGTACCGCTCCGGCGGCATCTTCCTGCGGAGGAACCTCGACAGCGACTCCGGCGTAGGGATCTCCAGTGCGCCCGCCTTGGCCTCCTCTAGACGACGGCGGGCCTCGTCGGTGACCTCCAGCTGCCGCACCTTCTCCTGGACTTCGAGCTCTCGGCGCTCGCCCTCCGGCAGCAACCCGTCGACGTCGGGCACCTTCGGCACCCTGGGCACGGTCGGCTTCTTGCGGACCGGGGTCGTGCTCTTGCGCACGGTCATCTGTGAACCACCTTCCGGGCAGATTCGACAACACGGCGTGCCTCCCGGGGGTTGAAGCCGATGTCCTCCGCGGCGTCGATGAGCAGGTCCAGCTGGCGGTCGCCGGCTCCGGCTTCGTGCAGACGGCTTGCCGCCCACAGGAGGCTGTCGTGGCGCTCGCCCACGCTCACCTTCCGCAGCCACGTGGCCAGGGCCAGGGCATCCACCCCGGTGGCCGTACGACGAGACGCCCGCCTACGCGGCAGCATCAGCGCGACGACCTCACGGGGCAGGCGCGCGATGTCCCGCTGGACCCACTTGTAGCTCTTGCCGGTGTCGGGGTGCGTGCTCGGCGGCATGACCATGTAGCCGTTTGTCTTGACATCGATGCCCTGCGGGATGTTCCCGCGGTACGGGCGCTCGAACGGCCGCATGAAGTACAGGTGCCGCCCACCGTCACGGCGACCACTGATCACTTCCAGGGTTGGCGGCAGGGCCGCCCCGGCGCGCTGCTCCAACTCCTCAACGCTTCCACCGTTGCGGGGGTCCACGTCGAGGACGAGCAGGTTGTGCGGCACGGGTGAGCCGACGTTCCAGTCCTGGTCGCCCCACAGTCGACGGATGGTGTTCGGGTCCGTCGTCGCGTCGAGGTGGCCGTGGGGCGTGACGGGACGCTTGCCGTCGAGCGGTAGGACCGCCCACCCCGCTTCGGCAAGACGCAGCGCGCGGTAACGATTGCCGTTCACGAGTCGGCCTCGGCCCTGGCCGCAACGAGCTCGGCAGCCCTCCACAGCAACCTGTGGAAGCGTGCCTGCCTGCGCTCCTGCTGACGCTGACGTCGAGCGATCCTCCGAGCCTCCCCGTTGGTGACGGGCGGGTACTCCTCAACGACCATGCGCATGGCGATCTTTTCGTCCGGCATGAAGTAGAAGACGCCCTCGCAGTCAGCGCAGCCGTCGTGATGCCCGTACAGGTTGTCCAGGCCCCAGGCCAGACCCGACCTGTCCCAGAACGTCTTCGCTTCCGGGTCGTCGGCGCCGCCGCGCATGTGGACGTACCCGTACGGACCCTTGAACCCCGCCGGGGCAGCGAACAGCGTGCCGCGGGTAGCCCACGGCTCGAACCATGTGATCTTGGGGCCGTTCCTCAGCACGCCCATCGCCTCGGACTCGGTCACCCACTTCTTGCTCGGGTAGTCGACCTCCTCAGGCCAGCCCCCGGTCATCGCTGGGCTCCCCGCAGGAGGCCCGACAGGCGCTTGACCTGGGTCGGCGTCAAGGGCGGGGCAGAGCTCAGGGCACGCTCGATGGCGTCGGCGATGTTGAGCTCAGCGAGATTGCGGCTGGCTTCGGCTCTGCGCTCCGGGTCGGGAGTGCGGTACGCCTGCGCCTTCTCCAGGGCGGCGGACTGTCGAACAGACTTCATGAGGGACTCCTCACGGCGCGAGTGCGCGCCAAGTAGGGAGCCCTCCGCTGAGAGAGCGATTGTCTGTTCAGTTAGAAGTCGACTTACCCGTCAAGCGGGTCGTGAGGACCAAGTGCGGGGTCAGGCTAGCGTGATCTCCGTTTGACCGGAAGCGCGGGCCTCAGAGAGAAGCAAGTGCAACCGCTCCTGCCTGACCTCGGCACCGCATGGGAACTTGTAGCGAGCGTAAATGTCGCCAGTCGGCTCCCAGATGAGCGCAAACGCCTCACCGACCGCCGGGCTGTATGCCTGTCGAGGCTTCCAGGTGCCGTTCCGTCCGTCATCCCACCGCGACACGACGCGAGCGTCATGGTCATGCCGGGGGTTCCGGCAGGTGAGATTAATAGTGGTGGTCACAAGCACTATTGTGGCGCACTTTACCGGCTTGCGCAGGACCGGTAAAATCCCTGGTCAAACGGCGTGTCGCGCGAGCAAAGCGGGATAGGCGTGAGGTAGGCGGGGCGCCGCCGAGCGACCGCTGAGAGACGGCCGCGCCGCCACGCTAGGACCGCCAGGCCACCACCACGCTGTCTGGGTTGAACGACTTGCCGCTGCCGCTGGGCATGATCGTGACGCTCACGAGGGTGTCCAGGATGGGGCGCTTCGTATCCATCGGCAGGGTCGGCCAGACTTCGGCGGCGAGACCACCCAGGAGTTCCGGCGGGACGGCTGATGGCAGCGCCGCGGTCACCTCTGCCTGCGCCTGGATGCGCGCGGCACGGAGCCCCTCACTGATGCGCGAGAGCTGTGCCCCGTCGATCGCGCCTGATGCGTACAGATCGGCGGCGTTGGCCAGGCGCGAGTCCACGGTCCGG encodes:
- a CDS encoding DNA cytosine methyltransferase — encoded protein: MNSLRVVEICAGAGGQSIGLHRAGFDHALAVELDAYASQTLRDNTDWKVAEGDVADLDVWNPLDYEGVDLLAGGVPCPPFSIAGKQLGSSDERDLFAWAVEQVGVMHPRALLLENVRGLAAPRFAAYRQHILDRLAEFGYVADWRLLHSADYGVAQLRPRFVLVAMLPEDAAYFRWPEPVAERVSVGEALRDLMGANGWPHVDDWAAMANRIGPTLVGGSKKHGGADLGPTRAKSAWAAMGVDGRGVANSAPAADAPHPSVQAPKLTIEMVARLQGWRDDFEWKFAGRKTAQYRQIGNAFPPPVAEAIGNSIRDALTHEGSPHELPELTADVHDPVYRALSSTQDFVSMERLIEALTDFSQASVERRLAVLARDFDVEIKETSTGVAYKLGEFKGFTGQANHTRHAYFETHRNRVS
- a CDS encoding recombinase family protein, with the translated sequence MTTMIGYLRVSTEEQVSSGLGLDAQRDTIQRYADAHGWDVVWYEDAGLSAKSLNRPALQQALTRLHPKRRDVNGIVVAKLDRLSRSVHDFSGLLRLANARRWSVVAIDLGVDTSTPTGRLVANVMMSVAEWEREMIGARTSAAMQAAKRQGRHMGRVSSLPQATGERLLALRATHTLTDTAERLNVELIKTATGTCWSANAVAKAQRRLNGLHSG
- a CDS encoding DUF4314 domain-containing protein, with product MSHLTPRRVRLLLMADSTALVRSGTTGTVQQVDDTGTVHVLWDDGAMLGLLPGHDVWDELCALCGHVLLPGCCPAYPTVREPEGDR
- a CDS encoding WhiB family transcriptional regulator; translation: MTANEAWDALSETLEDNAPACRGDERFTADRLTDRQREDCESICGRCIVVDLCDTYALTARVEAGYWGGHIYSPKGRR
- a CDS encoding AAA family ATPase, whose product is MTVRKSTTPVRKKPTVPRVPKVPDVDGLLPEGERRELEVQEKVRQLEVTDEARRRLEEAKAGALEIPTPESLSRFLRRKMPPERYVIDNLWPVGGNIMFSAQRKAGKTTIGHNLMRSLVDGDPFMDHFDVLTTRRVLLLDFEMSDRMLQHWLKDQRIRNTANLKVVNMRGKAGSFRITDDKMRARWARVIEDTGAEVLVVDPMRPVLDAIGLKEANEGGPFLQAFDALKVEAGVSEGMIAHHHGHVAERAAGDSRFEGWPDAIWNVTRQDMTDPDSFRYFEAFGRDVSVPKGMVLMNESRRVAFKTDIPEETKSAVMDRLVMWLLEQNGERNTGQIQDAGIKGINKNNVAERMRTAVSTGRVEIREGERGSKWYRPAQHP
- a CDS encoding bifunctional DNA primase/polymerase, producing MNGNRYRALRLAEAGWAVLPLDGKRPVTPHGHLDATTDPNTIRRLWGDQDWNVGSPVPHNLLVLDVDPRNGGSVEELEQRAGAALPPTLEVISGRRDGGRHLYFMRPFERPYRGNIPQGIDVKTNGYMVMPPSTHPDTGKSYKWVQRDIARLPREVVALMLPRRRASRRTATGVDALALATWLRKVSVGERHDSLLWAASRLHEAGAGDRQLDLLIDAAEDIGFNPREARRVVESARKVVHR